From one Flavobacterium sp. N502536 genomic stretch:
- a CDS encoding RluA family pseudouridine synthase — protein sequence MSNNIENLDLEDELFEHFRFDVPKGQALLRIDKYLMNLIQNATRNKIQNAATEGNIFVNDIPVKSNYKVKPFDVVTVMLSHPPFENHILPEDLPLNIVYEDDALLLINKEPGMVVHPGHGNYSGTLVNALAHHFDNLPMNSSERPGLVHRIDKDTSGLLVVAKTEAAMTHLAKQFEAKTSEREYIALVWGNVAEEAGTIEGNLARHLKDRMQMAVFADPEIGKPAITHYKVLERFGYVTLISCKLETGRTHQIRAHMKHIGHPLFNDERYGGHLILKGTTFTKYKQFIENCFKALPRQALHAKTLGFVHPVTGEMMRFDTELPQDFQDCIDKWRNYVKSHNVEEEES from the coding sequence ATGAGCAATAATATTGAAAATTTAGATCTGGAAGACGAATTATTCGAACATTTTAGATTTGATGTCCCTAAAGGTCAGGCGCTTTTGCGTATTGACAAATATTTAATGAATTTGATTCAGAATGCGACGCGAAATAAAATTCAGAACGCCGCTACTGAAGGAAACATTTTTGTAAATGATATTCCGGTAAAATCAAATTATAAAGTTAAACCGTTTGATGTTGTAACGGTGATGTTATCGCATCCTCCGTTTGAAAACCATATTCTTCCGGAAGATCTTCCGCTGAATATTGTGTATGAAGACGATGCTTTGTTGTTGATTAACAAAGAGCCGGGAATGGTGGTGCATCCGGGGCACGGAAATTATAGCGGGACTCTGGTAAATGCATTGGCACATCATTTTGATAATTTACCGATGAACAGCAGCGAGCGACCAGGTTTGGTACACCGAATTGATAAGGATACGTCCGGACTTTTAGTGGTAGCCAAAACGGAAGCAGCAATGACCCATTTGGCCAAACAGTTTGAAGCCAAAACCTCAGAACGCGAGTATATTGCCCTTGTTTGGGGGAATGTTGCCGAAGAAGCGGGAACGATTGAAGGAAACCTTGCCAGACACCTGAAAGACCGTATGCAAATGGCCGTTTTTGCCGATCCTGAAATTGGAAAACCTGCTATTACGCATTATAAAGTGTTGGAACGTTTTGGTTATGTGACTTTGATTTCCTGTAAATTGGAAACCGGAAGAACACACCAGATTCGTGCGCATATGAAACATATCGGACATCCGTTGTTTAATGATGAACGTTACGGAGGTCATTTGATTTTGAAAGGAACTACGTTTACAAAATACAAGCAGTTTATCGAAAATTGTTTTAAAGCATTACCACGTCAGGCGCTACATGCTAAAACGCTTGGTTTTGTGCATCCTGTAACGGGTGAAATGATGCGTTTTGATACCGAACTGCCTCAGGATTTTCAGGATTGTATCGACAAGTGGCGCAATTATGTGAAGTCGCATAATGTGGAAGAAGAGGAAAGTTAA
- the dnaK gene encoding molecular chaperone DnaK: protein MGKIIGIDLGTTNSCVSVMEGNEAVVIPNAEGKRTTPSIIAFVEGGEIKVGDPAKRQAVTNPTKTIASIKRFMGHTFAETTSEAKRVSYKVVKGDNNTPRVDIDGRLYTAQELSAMTLQKMKKTAEDYLGQTVTEAVITVPAYFNDAQRQATKEAGEIAGLKVMRIINEPTAAALAYGLDKKGTDQKIAVYDLGGGTFDISVLELGDGVFEVLSTNGDTHLGGDDFDHEIIDWLANEFLAEEGIDLRLDPMSLQRLKEAAEKAKIELSSSSETEINLPYVTATASGPKHLVKKLSRAKFEQLTDSLVKRSMEPVAKALKDAGLSTSDIDEVILVGGSTRMPRIADEVEKFFGKKASKGVNPDEVVAIGAAIQGGVLSGDVKDVLLLDVTPLSLGIETMGGVLTKLIESNTTIPTKKSQVFSTAADSQPSVEIHVLQGERAMAADNKTIGRFHLDGIPPAPRGVPQIEVTFDIDANGIIKVSATDKGTGKSHDIRIEASSGLTAEEIEKMKKDAEANADADKIAKERAEKLNEADSMIFQTESQLKELGSKLADDHKVAVEYALTELRMAHQSQDIPAIQTALDNINAAWKTATEAMYAQGEQGQQAAPQQEQSQGDNVEDVEFEEVK from the coding sequence ATGGGTAAAATAATCGGAATTGACTTAGGTACGACGAACTCTTGTGTTTCTGTAATGGAAGGTAACGAAGCAGTTGTTATCCCTAATGCAGAAGGAAAAAGAACTACTCCTTCTATTATCGCTTTTGTTGAAGGTGGAGAAATTAAAGTAGGTGATCCTGCAAAAAGACAAGCAGTAACGAATCCTACAAAAACGATTGCTTCTATTAAACGTTTTATGGGACACACTTTTGCTGAGACTACAAGCGAAGCAAAAAGAGTTTCTTACAAAGTAGTAAAAGGTGACAACAATACTCCACGTGTGGATATTGATGGTCGTTTATATACTGCTCAGGAATTGTCAGCAATGACTCTTCAAAAAATGAAAAAAACTGCTGAAGACTATTTAGGTCAAACAGTAACTGAAGCAGTTATTACTGTTCCTGCTTACTTTAACGATGCTCAACGTCAGGCTACTAAAGAAGCTGGTGAAATTGCTGGTCTTAAAGTTATGCGTATCATCAATGAGCCAACTGCTGCGGCACTTGCTTACGGATTGGATAAAAAAGGAACAGATCAAAAAATTGCTGTTTACGATTTAGGTGGAGGTACTTTTGATATCTCTGTTCTTGAATTAGGAGACGGTGTATTTGAAGTATTGTCTACAAATGGTGATACTCACTTAGGTGGTGATGATTTTGACCACGAAATTATTGACTGGTTGGCTAATGAATTTTTAGCTGAAGAAGGTATTGATTTACGTTTAGATCCAATGTCATTGCAACGTTTGAAAGAAGCTGCAGAGAAAGCAAAAATTGAATTGTCTTCTTCTTCAGAAACTGAAATCAACTTGCCATACGTTACAGCTACGGCTTCAGGACCAAAACACTTAGTTAAAAAATTATCTAGAGCTAAATTTGAGCAATTAACTGATTCATTAGTTAAACGTTCTATGGAGCCAGTTGCTAAAGCGTTAAAAGATGCAGGTTTATCTACATCTGATATCGACGAAGTAATCCTTGTTGGAGGTTCTACTCGTATGCCAAGAATCGCTGACGAAGTAGAGAAATTCTTTGGTAAAAAAGCATCTAAAGGAGTTAATCCTGATGAGGTTGTTGCTATTGGAGCTGCTATTCAAGGTGGAGTTTTATCTGGAGATGTAAAAGATGTATTGTTACTTGACGTTACACCTTTATCTTTAGGTATCGAAACTATGGGTGGTGTATTGACTAAATTAATCGAGTCTAACACAACTATTCCAACTAAAAAATCTCAAGTATTCTCTACTGCTGCTGATTCTCAACCATCTGTTGAAATCCACGTATTACAAGGAGAAAGAGCTATGGCAGCTGATAACAAAACTATCGGTCGTTTCCACTTAGATGGTATTCCACCAGCACCAAGAGGAGTTCCTCAAATCGAGGTTACTTTTGATATTGATGCAAATGGTATCATCAAAGTTTCTGCAACTGATAAAGGAACTGGAAAATCTCACGATATCCGTATCGAAGCTTCTTCTGGATTAACAGCTGAAGAAATCGAAAAAATGAAAAAAGATGCTGAAGCTAACGCTGACGCTGACAAAATAGCTAAAGAAAGAGCTGAGAAATTAAACGAAGCTGACAGCATGATTTTCCAAACAGAAAGTCAATTGAAAGAGTTAGGAAGCAAATTAGCTGACGACCACAAAGTTGCTGTAGAGTACGCTTTAACTGAATTGAGAATGGCTCACCAATCTCAAGACATTCCAGCTATTCAAACCGCTCTTGACAACATCAATGCAGCTTGGAAAACAGCTACAGAAGCTATGTATGCTCAAGGTGAACAAGGTCAACAAGCAGCTCCACAACAAGAGCAATCGCAAGGAGACAATGTTGAAGACGTTGAATTCGAAGAAGTAAAATAA
- a CDS encoding sulfurtransferase, translated as MAAKLSPIINPKELVQLSNSAEIILIDARAGANAAQNYQNEHLKGARYIDLNKDLATVETDPANGGRHPLPSLEKFSVVLSKTGISPENHIIIYDDKNGSNAAARFWWMLRAVGHEKVQVLNGGLSAAIESGYPISSETEIFEAADQYPVSQWKLHTAAIDEVEKARNNTQNTVIDVRDKNRFDGLTEPLDLIAGHIPGAINVPFSENLDDNGFYQSPQLLKEKYSRIIGDKKAEDIIVHCGSGVTACHTLLAMDYAGIPIPKLYVGSWSEWSRNDREMATKQAE; from the coding sequence ATGGCAGCTAAACTTTCTCCGATAATAAACCCTAAAGAATTAGTGCAACTCTCTAATTCAGCTGAAATCATTCTCATTGATGCCAGAGCGGGAGCAAATGCCGCACAAAACTACCAGAACGAACACCTGAAAGGAGCCCGTTACATTGATTTGAACAAAGATCTCGCAACAGTAGAAACCGATCCGGCTAATGGTGGAAGACATCCTTTACCATCCTTAGAAAAATTCTCCGTGGTGCTTTCTAAAACCGGAATTTCTCCTGAAAACCATATCATAATTTATGATGATAAAAACGGATCAAATGCAGCCGCCCGTTTTTGGTGGATGCTTCGGGCAGTAGGACACGAAAAAGTTCAGGTTTTAAACGGAGGACTGTCCGCAGCGATAGAAAGTGGTTACCCGATAAGCTCCGAAACGGAGATTTTTGAAGCCGCTGATCAGTATCCGGTTTCTCAATGGAAACTTCACACCGCTGCTATCGACGAGGTCGAAAAGGCACGAAATAACACCCAAAATACGGTAATCGACGTAAGAGACAAAAACCGATTCGATGGTTTAACAGAGCCACTGGATTTGATTGCAGGACATATTCCGGGCGCCATTAATGTACCGTTTAGCGAAAATTTAGACGACAACGGTTTTTACCAGTCGCCTCAATTGTTAAAAGAAAAATATTCCCGCATCATTGGCGACAAAAAGGCCGAGGATATAATTGTACATTGTGGTTCAGGAGTTACTGCCTGCCATACTTTGTTGGCCATGGATTATGCCGGGATACCCATTCCAAAACTATATGTAGGCTCGTGGAGCGAATGGTCACGCAACGATCGTGAAATGGCTACGAAACAAGCCGAATAA
- a CDS encoding DUF1398 domain-containing protein, with product MFTIEQIKEAHAKVQSGADFPNYIQDLIILGVKGYDTFVHDGHVEYFGVNNYHVTSDEKYDEIQVAPSPNKERFIEFLVMHQDGQTDYLTFCNHAAHCGIAKWRVDIIEMTCTYFDKDENEILIEKIPG from the coding sequence ATGTTTACAATAGAGCAAATCAAAGAAGCACATGCCAAAGTACAAAGCGGTGCTGACTTCCCAAATTACATTCAGGATTTAATCATTCTGGGGGTAAAAGGTTACGATACTTTTGTACATGACGGACATGTCGAGTACTTTGGTGTAAACAATTACCATGTAACCTCTGATGAAAAATATGACGAAATACAAGTAGCGCCATCGCCTAACAAAGAACGTTTTATTGAATTTTTGGTAATGCACCAGGACGGTCAAACCGATTATCTTACTTTTTGCAATCACGCTGCCCATTGCGGAATAGCCAAATGGAGAGTTGATATAATCGAAATGACCTGTACTTATTTTGACAAAGACGAAAACGAAATCCTGATCGAAAAAATCCCGGGCTAA
- a CDS encoding saccharopine dehydrogenase family protein: MENTIAIYGAYGHTGKFIVAELYKQGYPLILSGRDHEKLTLLNQDYPKAILKAADIQDPASLDAAFSKAKIVINCAGPFLDTADPIIQSALRLGIHYIDLTAEQKSVLDIFEQFSNPAKLAEILVIPAAAFYGGLGDLLSTAITQDWDQIDEINLYIGLDSWHPTKGTRLTGDRNHYTRLTLKDGLLQDLQPSTPLEWDFKNPIGVKEVVALPLSEIITISRHLKVGNINTYLSQNSLDDLRNAATPEPKPTDHKNRSSQHFCLEVTATKENIKRTIIAQGQDIYAVTAPLVVETVNRILSGKAKKTGVTTIGEVFDATDFLKSLKEEDIIISAIEESKLN, encoded by the coding sequence ATGGAAAATACCATTGCCATCTATGGCGCTTACGGGCACACCGGGAAATTTATTGTAGCAGAACTTTACAAACAGGGCTACCCATTAATCCTTTCCGGAAGAGACCACGAAAAACTGACTCTTTTAAATCAGGACTACCCGAAAGCCATCCTAAAAGCGGCAGATATTCAGGATCCGGCATCCTTAGATGCGGCATTTTCCAAAGCAAAAATAGTCATCAACTGTGCTGGTCCGTTTTTAGACACTGCCGATCCTATCATTCAATCGGCTTTGCGATTAGGCATTCACTATATTGACCTGACTGCCGAACAAAAATCGGTATTGGATATATTCGAACAATTTTCTAACCCGGCAAAACTGGCCGAAATTCTGGTCATTCCTGCGGCTGCCTTTTATGGCGGATTAGGCGATTTATTAAGCACTGCAATCACTCAGGACTGGGATCAGATTGACGAAATAAACCTCTACATCGGCTTGGATTCCTGGCATCCTACAAAAGGAACAAGACTAACAGGAGACCGAAATCATTATACCCGACTAACCTTAAAAGATGGTCTTCTGCAAGACCTTCAACCCAGTACACCTTTAGAATGGGACTTTAAGAATCCAATTGGAGTTAAAGAGGTGGTTGCATTACCCCTTTCAGAAATCATAACGATCTCGCGTCATTTAAAAGTTGGCAACATCAATACTTACCTCAGTCAAAATTCACTCGACGACCTTCGAAATGCTGCCACACCCGAACCCAAACCTACCGATCACAAAAACCGATCATCACAGCATTTTTGTTTGGAAGTTACCGCAACAAAAGAAAACATCAAAAGAACAATTATCGCTCAGGGTCAGGACATTTATGCCGTTACCGCGCCGCTTGTTGTAGAAACAGTGAACAGAATACTGTCCGGAAAAGCTAAAAAAACAGGAGTCACCACCATTGGAGAAGTATTTGATGCCACAGATTTTCTTAAATCTTTAAAAGAAGAGGACATTATAATCTCTGCGATTGAAGAATCGAAATTAAATTAA
- a CDS encoding PASTA domain-containing protein, with translation MSLRKYLTSRVFFVQVLSAAAIIAVLGYLFMHWLTFTTDHGNEVTVPNLAKLTEEQVESKLDELDLDYVLLDSVDYRSEFPKYSVVEQDPLPGTKVKVGRKIYIKINASGFSSVRIPDLIEKTYREAVPTLKALGLEPGTITYIPNLGKDMVLEMRYKGRNLKVGDRVLKASKIDLVLGDGKATYEDEGQAVDSVAAPTTETPKDEQ, from the coding sequence ATGAGTTTACGTAAGTATTTAACGAGCCGGGTATTTTTTGTGCAAGTATTAAGTGCGGCTGCTATAATTGCCGTTTTAGGTTATTTGTTTATGCATTGGTTGACTTTTACAACTGATCATGGTAATGAAGTTACTGTTCCAAATTTAGCTAAACTGACGGAAGAGCAGGTAGAGTCAAAACTGGACGAACTGGACCTGGATTATGTGCTTTTGGATAGCGTTGATTACCGAAGTGAATTCCCAAAATACAGTGTTGTTGAGCAGGATCCGCTGCCGGGAACGAAAGTAAAAGTGGGAAGAAAAATATATATTAAAATTAATGCATCGGGATTCTCTTCTGTTAGAATTCCTGATTTAATTGAGAAAACGTATCGTGAAGCAGTTCCTACCCTGAAAGCGTTAGGACTTGAGCCAGGCACGATTACTTATATTCCAAACCTTGGAAAAGACATGGTTTTGGAGATGCGTTATAAAGGAAGAAACTTAAAAGTAGGAGATCGTGTGTTGAAAGCTTCTAAAATCGACTTGGTTTTAGGAGACGGAAAAGCAACTTATGAAGATGAAGGGCAGGCTGTAGACAGTGTAGCTGCGCCAACTACTGAAACCCCAAAAGATGAGCAATAA
- a CDS encoding mechanosensitive ion channel family protein: MIDYLKDFRIGIFIAIIAITTIILSAITDKVLRYVLYRKQADKDYDATGFKFLKHLIITIIYILGFAFALIQIPEFKIIGHSVLAGAGVISIVAGLASQQALSNIVSGIFLVIFKPFRINDKITINNFVGTVEDINLRQVVLKDAENNRIIIPNSVISNQIIVNTNMHDTKCCKIIEVGIGYQSDIEKALEIMQDEIAKHPLFIDTRTAENKKQKTPLVVARVVALADSSVTLKAWAWAKNSTDGFVLYCDLLQSIKKRFDEADIDIPYPQQVVTLKR; the protein is encoded by the coding sequence ATGATTGATTATTTAAAAGACTTCAGAATAGGCATTTTTATTGCCATTATAGCGATTACCACTATAATCCTTAGTGCCATTACCGACAAAGTACTTCGTTATGTATTATATCGAAAACAGGCTGATAAAGATTATGATGCTACAGGATTTAAGTTTTTAAAACACTTAATCATTACTATAATTTATATTTTAGGATTTGCCTTTGCCTTAATACAAATTCCCGAATTTAAAATAATTGGTCATTCAGTTCTGGCCGGAGCCGGAGTAATCTCTATTGTTGCCGGTTTGGCTTCTCAACAGGCCTTAAGCAATATCGTGAGCGGAATCTTCCTGGTTATTTTCAAACCTTTCCGCATCAACGATAAAATCACCATCAACAATTTTGTGGGCACAGTCGAAGATATTAATTTAAGACAGGTCGTTCTAAAAGATGCCGAAAACAACCGCATCATCATTCCAAATTCAGTGATCAGCAATCAGATTATTGTCAACACCAACATGCACGACACCAAATGCTGCAAAATTATTGAAGTTGGCATTGGATATCAGTCTGATATTGAAAAGGCCTTAGAAATCATGCAGGACGAAATTGCCAAACATCCGCTTTTTATCGATACCCGAACCGCCGAAAACAAAAAGCAAAAAACACCTTTGGTTGTTGCCCGTGTAGTAGCACTGGCAGATTCGAGCGTAACTCTGAAAGCATGGGCCTGGGCAAAAAACTCTACAGACGGTTTTGTCTTGTATTGCGATTTACTCCAAAGCATCAAAAAACGTTTTGACGAAGCCGACATTGACATTCCTTATCCACAGCAGGTAGTAACGCTGAAAAGGTAA
- a CDS encoding ATP-binding cassette domain-containing protein: MQHWDILLSNQVNKKAFIDTLLLGEAKGDLTVFNQQKGILFSDIAIEKFIEKEYQYDTVEAAPESHRQLRTFSSGERKKEFLKYCINQSPDFIIFDNPFDHLDQASRAALAKSLEKLTDTIAIIQLVNRVVDVLDFVPNKALIKDNSFELHPISKNENHFKTLNTAAIPKAIEPHSFHESVLIKMDKVSVSYEERKIVDNISWTIKQGEFWQLVGPNGSGKSTLLSLITGDNPKGFGQDLYLFGRKKGSGESVWDIKKQIGIFTTSMTDLFQKGHSLEEMILSGFFDSIGLYIEPTTLQKQTVTQWLEVIEMSHLRKKRFIDLSIGQQRVALIVRAVLKHPPLLILDEPVEGLDDENVDLVIQLINTIKQETNVSILYVSHRIENGLAPTSVFELLPTSTGSIGKIKYHSELN; this comes from the coding sequence ATGCAGCATTGGGATATACTTTTGTCAAATCAAGTCAATAAAAAGGCTTTTATAGACACTTTGCTTTTGGGAGAAGCCAAAGGAGACCTCACTGTTTTTAACCAGCAGAAAGGCATTTTGTTCTCGGACATTGCCATCGAGAAATTCATAGAAAAAGAATACCAGTACGATACTGTCGAAGCCGCACCCGAATCACACCGACAACTGAGAACTTTTTCATCCGGCGAACGCAAAAAAGAATTCCTGAAATACTGCATCAATCAAAGTCCTGATTTTATTATTTTCGATAATCCTTTCGATCATCTAGATCAGGCTTCCCGGGCAGCCTTGGCAAAATCTCTCGAAAAGTTAACCGATACTATTGCTATCATTCAATTGGTCAATCGCGTCGTTGATGTACTCGATTTTGTTCCGAATAAGGCCCTGATTAAAGACAATTCCTTTGAATTACATCCGATTTCAAAAAACGAAAACCATTTTAAAACGTTAAACACGGCAGCAATTCCAAAAGCAATTGAACCTCATTCCTTTCACGAAAGTGTATTAATCAAAATGGACAAAGTTTCTGTAAGTTATGAGGAGCGTAAAATTGTCGATAACATTTCATGGACCATCAAACAAGGCGAATTCTGGCAACTCGTTGGTCCGAATGGTTCAGGAAAAAGCACCCTCCTGTCTTTAATCACCGGTGATAATCCAAAAGGATTTGGTCAGGATTTGTATCTGTTCGGAAGAAAAAAAGGAAGCGGAGAAAGTGTCTGGGACATCAAAAAACAAATTGGAATTTTCACCACCTCTATGACCGATCTGTTTCAAAAAGGACACAGCCTGGAAGAAATGATACTTTCCGGTTTTTTTGATTCTATCGGACTGTATATCGAACCTACTACTTTACAAAAACAAACCGTAACACAATGGCTCGAAGTGATTGAAATGAGTCATTTACGAAAAAAACGTTTTATAGATCTTTCAATTGGCCAGCAAAGAGTCGCGCTAATTGTTCGTGCCGTTTTAAAACATCCCCCATTATTGATTCTGGACGAACCTGTAGAAGGTCTTGACGATGAAAATGTCGATTTGGTCATTCAATTGATCAATACCATCAAACAAGAAACCAATGTTAGTATCCTGTACGTATCACACCGCATCGAAAATGGCCTCGCTCCTACCTCGGTATTCGAACTTCTGCCAACTTCAACAGGATCCATTGGTAAAATCAAATACCACTCAGAGCTCAACTAA
- a CDS encoding acyl-CoA thioesterase yields the protein MASFIKEISFRWSDLDPNFHVRHSAYYDFGAQHRIEILEELGLTLRVMQTQGFGPVLFREECIFRKELKLSDKIFIHTKTSKMKADASRWSIIHEFRREDDTLCAVITVDGAWMDTKLRKLASPTPEIAIEALSIFPKSDDFVGL from the coding sequence ATGGCTTCATTTATTAAAGAAATCTCTTTTCGCTGGTCAGATCTTGACCCTAATTTTCACGTTCGTCACAGTGCTTATTACGATTTTGGCGCACAGCATCGTATTGAAATCCTTGAAGAACTGGGTTTAACTTTAAGAGTAATGCAAACACAGGGTTTTGGACCTGTTTTGTTTAGAGAAGAATGTATTTTCAGAAAAGAGTTAAAACTTTCTGATAAGATCTTCATTCATACCAAAACCTCAAAAATGAAAGCTGATGCCTCACGCTGGTCGATCATTCATGAATTTAGAAGAGAAGACGATACCCTTTGTGCCGTTATCACAGTGGATGGCGCGTGGATGGATACTAAACTCCGCAAATTAGCTTCTCCAACTCCCGAAATCGCTATTGAAGCCTTGAGCATCTTCCCAAAAAGTGATGACTTTGTTGGACTTTAA
- a CDS encoding YybH family protein, with product MRTILPFICFLITAPYLFSQNTNDTTQLKKSLDKATLTIRNAFEKGDAELIVKLHSPNIEKYFGGNNVVIGRENLKKGLQDWFQNSKVEFIENTVESTIFNGETAIETVVFGFKTTPKNGGASVISRGRSMVVYIQDKTSPTGWITLREMAQEAPTKEK from the coding sequence ATGAGAACAATACTTCCATTTATCTGTTTTTTAATTACCGCTCCTTATCTGTTTTCACAAAATACAAACGATACAACTCAACTTAAAAAATCATTAGATAAGGCTACTTTAACAATACGAAATGCATTTGAAAAAGGAGATGCAGAACTGATTGTAAAATTACATAGTCCGAATATTGAAAAATATTTTGGCGGAAATAATGTTGTGATTGGAAGAGAAAACTTAAAAAAGGGATTACAGGACTGGTTTCAAAACTCGAAAGTAGAATTTATAGAAAACACTGTTGAAAGTACTATTTTTAATGGTGAAACTGCTATAGAAACTGTTGTTTTTGGTTTTAAAACAACTCCCAAAAACGGAGGAGCTTCAGTAATAAGCAGAGGCCGTTCAATGGTCGTTTATATTCAGGACAAAACCAGTCCTACAGGCTGGATTACCTTAAGAGAAATGGCACAAGAAGCGCCAACAAAAGAAAAATAA
- a CDS encoding DUF6252 family protein codes for MKKILGIGLLSLSVLLTACSSDENDKNDNNNAVSATINGAEWNATKINSVTLIKVKSENQQRFDINIQDNAQMLSLACVSELTTADAMPLKAYNFIEDIEDMDALFINTYLVDGNTYTEHFVETGKLTITSMDAAKKTVSGTFSFTSKKVGTLQTKVKTPEVVEVKNGIFTNLSYTVVTQP; via the coding sequence ATGAAGAAAATTCTAGGCATTGGACTATTGTCGTTATCTGTTTTGTTAACCGCTTGCAGTAGTGATGAAAACGATAAAAATGATAATAATAACGCTGTTTCGGCTACTATTAATGGTGCGGAATGGAATGCAACCAAGATTAACAGCGTAACGTTAATCAAGGTAAAAAGCGAAAACCAGCAACGTTTCGATATTAATATTCAGGACAATGCCCAAATGTTGTCTTTAGCTTGTGTAAGCGAGCTTACAACTGCTGATGCAATGCCATTGAAAGCCTATAACTTTATTGAAGATATAGAGGATATGGACGCCCTATTTATTAATACTTATTTAGTTGATGGAAATACGTATACAGAGCATTTTGTTGAAACCGGAAAACTAACGATAACCTCTATGGATGCTGCCAAAAAAACAGTATCAGGAACTTTTAGCTTTACTTCTAAAAAAGTGGGTACACTACAGACTAAAGTAAAAACACCTGAAGTTGTTGAAGTAAAAAATGGAATTTTTACAAACTTATCCTATACTGTAGTAACACAACCATAA
- a CDS encoding Na+/H+ antiporter — MENYTIIIFILAIVIGLSAFADKAKLPYPILLVIVGVAIGFIPSMSEIEINPEIIFLIFLPPLLYDASFNISPKHLRTNLSTISTLAIPLVFLTTFWIAVVSHYMIPGMTWPLSFVLGAILSATDAVAAVNITKGLGIPEKTITILEGESLINDASALVAYRFAVATAMGSAFIIWKATLQFVLLLGGGFLVGFIMGKILAFILTKVRKNTNVTLSFMLLMPFVTYLVAEHLHVSGVIAVVFLGLAIARFSKKIFPESLRNNSKNLWDVIIFILNGLIFILIGLNFRYILKDIDDNMILPYIGYAVIITIVALLTRMVRVFFQKINLQKAFQKNDRKRRKISEHSLLDSKNSFIISWSGMRGIVSLAIALGLPKFLEDGTPFPERNAIVFISVAVVLLTIVGQGLTLPWIVKKLGVQEEK, encoded by the coding sequence ATGGAAAACTATACCATCATCATTTTTATTCTTGCCATTGTCATAGGACTTTCCGCATTTGCCGATAAAGCAAAACTCCCCTATCCCATATTGTTGGTTATTGTTGGAGTTGCTATTGGCTTTATTCCGTCAATGAGTGAAATCGAAATTAATCCTGAAATTATCTTTCTGATTTTTTTACCGCCTTTATTGTATGATGCTTCGTTTAACATCTCACCAAAACATTTGAGAACAAATCTTAGCACCATAAGTACGCTGGCCATACCATTGGTTTTTCTCACGACCTTTTGGATCGCCGTAGTCTCACATTATATGATTCCCGGCATGACCTGGCCACTGTCTTTTGTACTGGGAGCAATACTTTCGGCTACCGATGCAGTTGCTGCAGTAAACATCACAAAAGGACTGGGAATACCCGAAAAAACAATCACCATACTCGAAGGAGAAAGCCTAATCAATGATGCTTCTGCGCTGGTTGCTTATCGATTTGCAGTGGCGACTGCCATGGGTTCTGCATTTATCATCTGGAAAGCAACACTTCAATTTGTACTCTTATTAGGAGGCGGTTTTCTAGTAGGTTTTATAATGGGCAAAATTTTAGCTTTCATTCTCACCAAAGTCCGTAAAAACACAAATGTCACCTTAAGTTTTATGCTCCTGATGCCCTTTGTTACTTATTTAGTGGCGGAACATTTGCATGTCTCGGGAGTAATTGCGGTCGTATTTCTGGGCCTGGCTATCGCTCGTTTCAGCAAGAAAATATTTCCGGAAAGCCTCCGAAACAATTCGAAAAACTTGTGGGATGTCATTATATTTATCCTAAACGGATTGATTTTTATCCTGATCGGACTTAATTTCCGATACATCCTGAAAGATATCGACGACAACATGATTTTACCTTATATTGGTTATGCTGTTATCATCACTATCGTGGCCTTATTAACCCGAATGGTGAGGGTCTTTTTTCAAAAAATAAACCTGCAGAAAGCCTTTCAAAAAAATGACCGAAAAAGACGAAAAATCAGCGAACATTCCTTATTGGATTCTAAAAACAGTTTTATAATCAGCTGGTCCGGAATGCGCGGTATTGTTTCGCTGGCCATAGCCCTGGGATTACCTAAATTTCTGGAAGACGGCACTCCTTTTCCAGAGCGAAATGCCATAGTATTCATTTCTGTTGCGGTGGTACTTTTAACCATAGTCGGACAAGGACTTACACTTCCGTGGATTGTCAAAAAATTAGGCGTTCAGGAAGAAAAATAA